The Rhineura floridana isolate rRhiFlo1 chromosome 8, rRhiFlo1.hap2, whole genome shotgun sequence genome includes a region encoding these proteins:
- the LOC133390792 gene encoding uncharacterized protein LOC133390792, protein MAIKKVAENLEVIMFQKIMDEIEITKQTLRQGSKELKIELSKMTQELKEIGDPVREENEIRDEKRKNKGKIQALEIGTNVELEKDLEFMDIRNKIYCLEFNVISEEINEDIRDKVINGLDNLLDWNDVMELDIEKIYGTNSSHVTMEKLSRDEPVHFVKKKNRDMTLQQYFSNLFRIDGKKIFGREEIPIRLLLYDYGYDSKIIMEY, encoded by the coding sequence atggcaatcaagaaagtggctgagaatctggaagtaattatgtttcagaaaataatggatgagattgagataacgaaacaaaccctgcgacagggcagtaaggagctgaaaattgaactgagcaaaatgacgcaggagcttaaagaaataggggatcctgtgagagaggagaatgagatcagagatgagaaaagaaaaaataaagggaagatacaagccctggagattggaacaaatgtggaattggaaaaagatctggaatttatggatattagaaataaaatctactgtttggaatttaacgttatctctgaagaaattaatgaagatattagagataaagttatcaatggcttggataatcttctggactggaatgacgtgatggagcttgatatagagaaaatctatggaactaacagcagccatgtgacaatggaaaaactgtcaagagatgaaccagtgcattttgtaaaaaagaagaacagagatatgactttacaacaatatttcagcaacttattcagaattgatggcaagaaaatatttgggagagaggaaattcccatcagactcttattatatgactatggctatgatagcaagattattatggaatactga